The genomic window CACAtgataaataaaagaattttttttctgaCATATTATATTAAGAGCTTAAGCttttagggggaaaaaaaaaagaaaaaaaagctataTTTAACCTGGCATGTCTGATTCTCAGGACACGGGCTCACGCCTAATCCAACAGTGAAGAAGAAGCGCCTATCGATAGTTTGCGGCACGTTCGCAGGGAACTGAGCCGTCGCCAAACTCCGCAACTTGCTAGTAAAATTCGCGACAAACGAGGTGTCGTTAAGCCCCGGGAGAATCGGTTTGTACAGAGGGAGCTTCTTATTGAAGCCCTTCGCAGGGAAAGCGCTTCTGGGGTTCGTGTACTCGAGCACGCCCGCGACGGTGGTGTTGTCGAACGTGCCGCGCCCCGTGACGTACGGCCGCGCGGCCATGAAGAATGTGGCGTTGGGGAAGGTCGGTTTCGTGCGGAGGAGCACGTTCGTGGTTTGGCCGGGGGCGATGACGAGGGTCGGGGTGTCGAAGGGCTTTACGTAGAGCGCGTCGACGTCGACGACGGTGAGGGTGTGGTTCGCGACGGCGAAGAAGAGCTCGTCGTTGAGTGCAGCGTTGATCATGCGGAGGAGGTACGTGCGGCCGGGCTTCACCTTGAGCTTGAACGTATCTgccatacatgcatgcatgcacgtgCCACAGTGTTAATTatacttaattttatttatatcattttttcAGGGTTAAATACGTAAAATACCCACCTTTAGCAGAGCAATTGTATAATGGGCCTGGGAGCCCATTAATGGTGTAGGCATCTGAGACATTTGGGCCTCCACCAGTTTGGAGAGCTTGACTAATCACAGCCTCTGTATCGGCCTCCCACCATTCCCCTGCATTCGAAACCATATTTTTTCGCACCAATCAAAAccacaaatgagaaaaaaaaaaagaaaagaaaaaaaaaaatagagtgatataatttttatacccaaaatgaTGGGAACTTCCTTGTAGGGCTTGGCAAATGGATAAGGAACACCAAGCTTGGGGAGGATGATAATTGGGCCATAGAGCGTGGCCCGTAACCAAGATATATGCGCATGCCAAAAGAGAGTTCCACGTTGGCCCACTATGGTGAAGTCATACACGAAGCTTTGGCCCGTTTGGATCGGGCATTGGGTTATGTAGGCAGGCCCATCGGCCCAGCCGCTTCGTATCTGTCTCACTCCGTGCCTGTTTTCAGTTAAGCAAAAAGAATTATATTATGTGATAATATCATAAAAGAATGTTTTACGCCAAAATTTCAACAACAAAATTAACTATTttcatgtataaatatatatagcccTGTAAAGCCTTAGTTTTTCATGTTGTTGATTTTGTTAAGGTTTTTATTAGATCGAATTCAGTTGGTAAATAGTGACGAAATTTtgtttaatatcaaaattagttctactatttaatatatatcataGTTCTTAATTTGATATTGAAGAAGATGACATACAGTAAAGATCACGCGAGCCGGGTTACGTACCAATGCAAGGTGATATTATACGGTACATGGTTAGCCACCCTCACGACAACGCGGTCGCCCTCTCTCGCGACGATCTTGGGGCCCGGAAACTGCCCGTTCACCGTCACGATGCTCTTGGTGCGGCACAGACGCGTTACATTTGCCATTTGTATCTGCCATTGATTAATTAAGATCCATGTAAAAGAAATGTGCTAACGATGTTCGCAAGTATTGCAACGTACGTTGTAAGCGATAATATGAACTCACGTCAAATTTGTAGTGCCTAGTAATGC from Ananas comosus cultivar F153 linkage group 23, ASM154086v1, whole genome shotgun sequence includes these protein-coding regions:
- the LOC109727808 gene encoding laccase-4-like yields the protein MGFLLLRSYLLVLLFSTITFSLMPIVIRAQQTGITRHYKFDIQMANVTRLCRTKSIVTVNGQFPGPKIVAREGDRVVVRVANHVPYNITLHWHGVRQIRSGWADGPAYITQCPIQTGQSFVYDFTIVGQRGTLFWHAHISWLRATLYGPIIILPKLGVPYPFAKPYKEVPIILGEWWEADTEAVISQALQTGGGPNVSDAYTINGLPGPLYNCSAKDTFKLKVKPGRTYLLRMINAALNDELFFAVANHTLTVVDVDALYVKPFDTPTLVIAPGQTTNVLLRTKPTFPNATFFMAARPYVTGRGTFDNTTVAGVLEYTNPRSAFPAKGFNKKLPLYKPILPGLNDTSFVANFTSKLRSLATAQFPANVPQTIDRRFFFTVGLGVSPCPENQTCQGPNGTKFAATMNNVSFALPTTALLQSHFFGQSKDVYTPNFPIIPLMPFNYTGTPPNNTFVSNGTKVLVLPFNTSVELVMQDTSILGAESHPLHLHGFNFFVVGQGFGNYNPATDPSKFNLVDPVERNTVRVPAGGWVAIRFRADNPGVWFMHCHLEVHTSWGLKMAWLVLDGPLPNQKLPPPPSDLPKC